From a single Lolium rigidum isolate FL_2022 chromosome 7, APGP_CSIRO_Lrig_0.1, whole genome shotgun sequence genomic region:
- the LOC124679109 gene encoding GDSL esterase/lipase At1g28600-like: MKMKQHLLQCAVVLLFLLFTQLELAVLSASHSVDHGRYGSIFSFGDSFADTGNKPIAFAANSVPVTVMGPPYGDTFFGHPTGRTTDGRLILDFLAENLGLPFVPPSLAHNGSFDRGANFAVAGATTLDADFFHDRDIPGAPSKFPLNTSLNVQLEWFQKLKPSLCGSTQECKQFLGRSLFFMGEFGVNDYHLSLKKWSVEQVRSLVPLVIETISAAIERLIKHGATSLVVPGVIPSGCSPPILTMFADARPSEYDPNTGCLRAHNELGIHHNTLLQDSLRRLRAKHPGVTIVYADFFSPVMEMVESPHKFGFRQDILQVCCGGAGRYNYNDSVSCGDPGATACEEPSSSLYFDGVHLTEPGYRYVADGWLNSINSAVDASSGNTGWCTSEHVDP, translated from the exons ATGAAGATGAAGCAGCACTTGTTGCAGTGTGCCgtcgtgctcctcttcctcctcttcacacAGTTGGAACTGGCCGTCCTCTCGGCCTCCCACTCCGTCGATCACGGGCGGTACGGCTCCATCTTCAGCTTTGGTGACTCCTTCGCGGATACGGGCAACAAGCCAATCGCTTTCGCCGCTAACTCCGTCCCCGTCACCGTGATGGGGCCTCCCTACGGGGACACCTTCTTCGGCCACCCCACCGGCCGCACCACCGACGGCCGCCTCATCCTGGACTTCCTCG CTGAGAACTTGGGGTTGCCGTTCGTGCCGCCCTCACTAGCGCACAACGGGAGCTTTGATCGAGGTGCCAACTTCGCCGTCGCCGGCGCCACCACCCTCGACGCCGATTTCTTCCACGACAGGGACATCCCGGGGGCTCCCAGCAAGTTCCCTCTCAACACCAGCTTAAACGTGCAGCTGGAGTGGTTCCAGAAGCTCAAGCCCTCCCTGTGTGGCTCCACACAAG AGTGCAAGCAGTTCCTGGGCAGATCCCTCTTTTTCATGGGCGAGTTCGGGGTCAACGACTACCACCTGTCCTTGAAGAAATGGAGCGTAGAACAAGTCAGATCGCTCGTTCCCCTTGTCATCGAGACAATCTCCGCGGCTATCGAG AGGCTGATCAAGCACGGGGCGACGAGTCTGGTGGTTCCTGGGGTGATCCCGTCGGGATGCTCGCCGCCGATCCTGACCATGTTCGCCGACGCCCGACCGTCCGAATACGATCCCAATACTGGCTGCCTGAGAGCGCACAACGAGCTCGGGATCCACCACAACACGCTGCTACAAGACTCCCTGCGCAGGCTCCGCGCCAAGCACCCGGGCGTCACCATCGTCTACGCCGATTTCTTCAGCCCCGTCATGGAGATGGTCGAGTCTCCTCACAAGTTTG GGTTCAGACAAGATATTCTTCAAGTTTGCTGCGGGGGGGCCGGAAGATACAATTACAACGACAGCGTTTCTTGCGGTGATCCAGGTGCCACCGCGTGCGAGGAGCCGTCGTCTTCTCTCTATTTCGACGGGGTCCACCTGACGGAGCCAGGTTACCGCTACGTCGCCGATGGTTGGTTGAACAGCATAAACTCGGCTGTCGACGCTAGCAGCGGCAATACAGGCTGGTGCACGAGCGAGCACGTCGACCCGTGA